The genomic window CCGACAGGAATCATTCGGGCCAGTGGCGGATGTAGCGCTTGAGCAGGCGGTTTTCCAGCTTGGCCTCGGACAGGCAGGCGCGGGCGACGTCGTGGAAGGAGATGATGCCCAGCAGGCGTTCCCCCTCCATGACCGGCAGGTGGGTGATGTGGTTTTCGGTCATGACCCCGCGCACGTAGTCCACGGTGTCGTCGGGATTGCCGATGATGGGCTCGGTGACCATGACCTCCGCCACCGTGACGCCCGTGAGCGCACAACCCCGCTCATGCAGGGCCTTGAGGATGTCCCGGCCGGTGAGGAGCCCCACCATGGTCCCTCCCGACATCACCACCACCGAGCTGATGTCCTTTTCCACCATGCGTGCGAGGGCCTCCCGCACGGTGCAGTCGGGCGGGACGGAGACGATTTCGTTGCCCTTCAGGGCGAGGATTTCGCTGATCAGCACGATGACAGGGGTCCTGGCGCGCAGGCCATTCAGTCTAGGCGGGGCCGCTCACCCTGTAAAGGGCGGGGGAAAGGGGTGCCGGTGAAGAGATTCGAACTCCCGACCCGCGCATTACGAATGCGCTGCTCTACCAGCTGAGCTACACCGGCGAAACCGGGGATTATAGTCAGTCGGTGTAAAGAGGGCAAACGCGGCTCAGGCCGCCGGGCGGATGCGCACGATGACGTCCACGCCCTCCGCCACCACGCCTTCC from Burkholderiales bacterium includes these protein-coding regions:
- a CDS encoding CBS domain-containing protein, which gives rise to MLISEILALKGNEIVSVPPDCTVREALARMVEKDISSVVVMSGGTMVGLLTGRDILKALHERGCALTGVTVAEVMVTEPIIGNPDDTVDYVRGVMTENHITHLPVMEGERLLGIISFHDVARACLSEAKLENRLLKRYIRHWPE